One part of the Marinobacter sp. M3C genome encodes these proteins:
- a CDS encoding RNA-binding domain-containing protein, translating into MEFKEARTNFDLGKLGKYFSALSNEANLKGKPSAWLVFGVDDNRNVVATRYRDRGRELQSLKKKIADKVMPRQTFLDIHTVNHPKGRVLLFEISPAPQGIPVAWAGQFYGRDHEYLVALSLEELERIRNQNRTADWSAGICHDATLADLDAGAIALAREEYAKKHRKLAGQMDSWNNETFLNKAKVTIKGRITRTAILLLGKSESSHFLNPATATITWILKDRDGVEKDYEHFSCPLLVNADQVYKKIRNLKYRYMAEGSLFPEEVDQYDPFVIREPLNNAIAHQDYELGGKVSVIEFEDGRLCFSNSGSFIPGSVEEVIRSDAPENRYRNRFLAEAMVNLNMIDTIGSGIRKMFVTQKNRFFPLPEYQLDRGMVQVTITGRVLNVSYARKLAELPDLSLDDIILLDRVQKKKPLTSEQVRYLKQQGLVEGRKPNLHISVRVARQSGDKAEYIRNRGFDDQHYKGMVCEFIGRFGEARRADIDRLLLDKLPDVLDERQKASKVRNLLQALKNQGDIVVEGKVWRMSKQ; encoded by the coding sequence GTGGAGTTCAAGGAAGCCAGAACCAATTTTGATCTGGGTAAGCTTGGCAAATACTTTTCAGCCTTGAGTAACGAAGCCAACCTGAAAGGAAAACCTTCGGCCTGGCTGGTTTTTGGGGTAGATGATAATCGGAACGTTGTTGCCACCCGTTATCGTGACAGAGGTCGGGAGCTGCAATCGCTCAAAAAAAAGATCGCCGATAAAGTCATGCCCCGTCAGACCTTTCTCGACATCCATACAGTGAATCATCCAAAGGGCCGCGTACTGCTTTTCGAAATATCCCCTGCACCTCAGGGGATTCCTGTTGCATGGGCCGGGCAATTTTATGGTCGTGATCATGAGTATCTGGTAGCGCTGTCACTGGAAGAGCTTGAGCGAATCCGGAACCAGAACCGAACGGCTGACTGGAGTGCCGGTATCTGCCACGATGCAACGTTGGCGGATCTGGATGCAGGTGCTATTGCGCTTGCCCGAGAGGAATACGCGAAAAAGCATCGAAAACTGGCGGGTCAGATGGATAGCTGGAATAACGAAACTTTCCTCAACAAAGCCAAGGTCACGATCAAGGGGCGAATTACCCGAACCGCTATCCTGCTTCTAGGAAAATCAGAGTCATCACACTTTCTGAACCCTGCCACAGCAACGATTACTTGGATACTGAAGGATCGGGATGGCGTTGAAAAAGACTACGAGCACTTTTCTTGTCCGCTGTTAGTCAACGCTGACCAGGTTTATAAGAAGATCCGAAATCTCAAATATCGCTACATGGCCGAAGGTAGCCTGTTTCCGGAAGAAGTGGATCAGTACGACCCTTTTGTGATTCGTGAGCCGCTTAATAATGCCATTGCCCATCAGGATTATGAGCTCGGCGGCAAGGTGTCGGTCATTGAGTTTGAGGATGGTCGGTTGTGCTTCAGTAACTCTGGCAGTTTTATACCGGGTTCTGTCGAGGAGGTCATCCGCTCGGATGCGCCGGAAAATCGATACAGAAACAGGTTCCTCGCTGAGGCGATGGTGAACCTGAATATGATCGACACCATTGGCAGCGGCATCCGAAAGATGTTTGTTACCCAAAAGAATCGGTTCTTCCCGCTACCGGAATACCAGCTTGACCGGGGCATGGTTCAGGTCACGATAACCGGCCGCGTTCTGAATGTAAGCTATGCCAGAAAACTGGCGGAACTGCCTGACCTGTCTCTTGATGACATTATTTTGCTGGATCGAGTCCAGAAGAAAAAGCCACTGACCTCTGAGCAGGTTCGTTACCTCAAGCAGCAGGGGCTGGTGGAAGGGCGCAAACCAAATCTCCATATTTCAGTACGTGTCGCCAGGCAGAGTGGTGATAAGGCAGAGTACATCCGTAATCGCGGATTTGACGACCAGCATTACAAAGGAATGGTCTGTGAATTTATTGGGAGGTTCGGGGAGGCGCGCCGAGCTGATATTGACCGCCTTCTTTTAGACAAGCTACCAGACGTTTTAGACGAACGCCAGAAGGCCAGCAAGGTCAGGAATCTTCTTCAAGCCCTTAAAAATCAGGGAGATATAGTGGTTGAAGGCAAGGTTTGGCGAATGTCTAAACAATGA
- a CDS encoding restriction endonuclease subunit S codes for MTDFCSHDSFYREYMDSGIRCVRLMPSHWNVSRLKNLLSEVNERSETGTEKLLSLSKIKGVVPRSSLEGRAGGAASLVGYKKISEGQLVINKMQAVNGLLAVSNLSGITSPDYSVYNVMSMKVSMKFVGYLLIQPELLAEFKRRITGVMEGFIRLYTDDLFNIKVILPPLQEQNRIVNFLDRKIDRIDKAINVKEQQVTLLNERKQILIQNAVTRGLNSDAPMRGSGVEWLGELPAHWDIMANRALFKEQSMMGVSLMSRRCVSDTRSATKVTVGT; via the coding sequence ATGACTGATTTCTGTTCCCACGATTCCTTCTACCGCGAATATATGGATTCTGGTATTCGTTGTGTTCGACTAATGCCAAGCCACTGGAATGTAAGTAGGCTCAAGAATTTGCTTTCCGAGGTGAACGAACGGTCAGAAACGGGAACAGAAAAATTACTCTCGTTGAGCAAAATTAAAGGTGTTGTTCCGAGGTCAAGTCTTGAGGGTCGAGCTGGGGGCGCTGCTTCGTTAGTCGGATATAAAAAGATAAGTGAAGGTCAGCTAGTTATTAATAAAATGCAGGCGGTTAATGGTTTGCTTGCGGTCTCAAATTTAAGTGGAATAACGAGCCCTGATTATTCTGTTTATAATGTAATGAGTATGAAGGTCAGCATGAAATTTGTTGGTTACTTGCTGATTCAACCTGAGCTGCTTGCTGAGTTTAAAAGGCGAATAACGGGTGTGATGGAGGGATTTATAAGGCTGTACACCGACGACCTTTTTAACATAAAAGTCATACTTCCGCCGTTGCAAGAGCAAAATAGGATAGTTAATTTTCTTGATCGGAAAATTGATCGAATCGATAAGGCAATAAATGTCAAGGAACAACAAGTCACCTTACTCAATGAGCGCAAACAGATCCTGATCCAGAATGCGGTAACTCGCGGCCTGAATTCGGATGCGCCCATGCGGGGCTCCGGAGTGGAGTGGCTCGGGGAGCTACCTGCACACTGGGATATCATGGCAAATCGTGCGCTATTCAAGGAGCAGTCTATGATGGGAGTCAGCTTGATGTCACGGAGGTGCGTCAGTGACACCAGATCAGCAACTAAAGTAACTGTTGGGACTTGA
- a CDS encoding DUF6088 family protein, with protein sequence MSVTESVKHSIASVLRGEPFTSSRFLKLGSRSAVDKTLSRLVEEGAIQRIARGVFVRPKQSWFVGNVMPDISRVVEVIAKDNGETIQVHGAEAARRFKLSTQMPTTPVYYTSGPTRDICIGNLKVKLVHTSSGRKLQHAGQKPGLALSALWYLGENNINTEVMRNIEEGLSEEEFETLRSSRMPAWMSEAFRQYEAGRTTESITEFYK encoded by the coding sequence ATGTCTGTTACAGAATCTGTCAAGCACAGTATCGCCAGTGTCCTAAGAGGCGAGCCATTCACTAGCAGCCGGTTCCTGAAGCTGGGGTCGCGTTCTGCTGTCGACAAAACACTATCCAGGCTCGTAGAAGAAGGTGCTATCCAGCGGATTGCACGTGGCGTTTTTGTCAGACCCAAACAAAGTTGGTTTGTCGGCAACGTCATGCCGGATATTTCTCGCGTGGTCGAGGTGATTGCGAAAGACAATGGTGAAACCATCCAGGTGCACGGTGCTGAAGCGGCTCGTCGTTTCAAACTCAGTACCCAAATGCCAACGACACCGGTTTACTATACGAGTGGGCCTACCCGTGACATTTGTATCGGAAACCTCAAAGTGAAGCTCGTGCACACCAGCAGTGGAAGGAAACTTCAGCATGCAGGCCAGAAGCCTGGTTTGGCACTCTCTGCGCTTTGGTATCTGGGAGAGAACAACATCAACACCGAAGTGATGCGGAACATAGAAGAAGGGCTGAGCGAGGAAGAGTTCGAAACACTTCGGTCCTCAAGAATGCCGGCCTGGATGAGTGAGGCGTTCAGGCAATACGAGGCAGGGCGCACCACAGAATCAATTACGGAGTTTTATAAGTGA
- a CDS encoding DEAD/DEAH box helicase, whose translation MSERLLLFMTFLKVQRTNGNYSAILQRITKQEARIRVDDELAAIELRLSELEKEKATLLSRKKELHKAASRPTLSHLTPSQKIELFRKLFRGRTDVHAIRWQGAGGRSGYAVACENEWVPNICQKPKIKCGECPHRKFKPLDFNAVYDHLSGKHVAGLYPLLADSSCYLLAVDFDKDDWRADVRALAQACRGEGIPYLVEVSRSGAGAHLWIFFSEAVSAGSARALGFKLLNKAMELHPSLSFDSYDRLFPNQDTMPDGGFGNLIALPLQHEARSRGCTVFVDDELTPYADQWTLLREQKALSSAQLREKIGREPDSDFTEEVSMPWEQSSPVETGIITGCPESITLILANHIYMKLSGIPGPLAARVKRMASFANPVFFKTQALRFSTRGIPRYISCARIEQGYLSVPRGCFDELQALLLDQRITIEVDDHRSSGQPLVAVSLKATLRDDQKKAVKALADHDTGILHAPTAFGKTVTAVAIVAKRGVNTLILTHNRQLLDQWKERLETFIEGAAVGVIGGGKKKPTGQIDVATYQSLINKKDNTVSSLVRDYGQVIIDECHHISAPRYEMLLNEVSARYVVGLTATPDRQDGHQKIMFMVAGPVRHKVRADHSSRFVQRLIIRERHESPPTDIYQSGGRPHIASVYRWLSQSPARNQDIVQDVANCVRNQANCLLLTERREHAETLAIMLDAESIPSVVLRGGMRVRERRDAEARLHETQVIVATGKYIGEGFDLPRLDTLFLALPIAWKGTLAQYAGRIHREADGKQEVTVYDYLDAGLPMLERMFRKREKGYKAMGYQFGSSGQTRLL comes from the coding sequence ATGTCTGAAAGACTACTACTTTTTATGACATTTTTAAAGGTACAACGGACTAACGGAAACTATTCAGCCATACTTCAAAGAATAACTAAGCAGGAGGCACGTATCCGAGTAGATGATGAGCTCGCAGCCATTGAACTGAGGTTATCTGAGCTTGAGAAGGAAAAGGCCACCCTCCTTTCCCGAAAGAAAGAGCTTCATAAAGCTGCGAGCCGACCCACGTTATCGCATCTAACCCCCAGTCAAAAAATCGAATTGTTCCGGAAGCTCTTTCGCGGCAGAACGGACGTGCATGCAATTCGCTGGCAGGGTGCCGGTGGCCGCTCCGGCTATGCCGTGGCCTGCGAGAACGAGTGGGTCCCGAATATTTGCCAGAAACCCAAGATCAAGTGCGGAGAATGTCCACACAGAAAATTTAAGCCTCTGGATTTCAACGCAGTGTACGACCACCTGTCTGGCAAGCATGTCGCTGGGCTATATCCTTTACTAGCGGACAGCTCCTGTTACCTCCTGGCGGTGGATTTTGATAAGGACGACTGGAGAGCAGACGTTCGCGCGCTGGCCCAAGCCTGTCGTGGTGAAGGTATTCCTTATCTCGTTGAGGTGTCTCGATCCGGTGCTGGCGCCCATCTATGGATCTTCTTTTCGGAAGCCGTCTCGGCCGGGTCCGCAAGGGCTCTGGGGTTCAAGTTGCTAAATAAAGCTATGGAACTTCATCCAAGCTTGTCCTTCGATTCCTATGACCGATTGTTCCCAAATCAGGACACGATGCCCGACGGCGGGTTTGGCAATCTGATTGCCCTTCCGCTTCAACACGAGGCGCGAAGTCGCGGATGTACTGTGTTCGTCGACGATGAATTAACTCCATATGCGGATCAGTGGACGCTGCTCAGGGAGCAAAAAGCCCTTTCCTCAGCCCAGCTGCGAGAGAAGATTGGTAGGGAGCCTGATTCCGATTTTACAGAGGAGGTTTCGATGCCGTGGGAGCAATCGTCACCGGTCGAAACAGGGATAATTACAGGATGCCCTGAAAGCATCACGCTCATCCTGGCCAATCACATTTATATGAAGCTGTCAGGCATACCGGGGCCATTGGCGGCGCGAGTAAAGCGTATGGCCAGCTTTGCCAATCCGGTCTTTTTCAAAACACAGGCACTTCGCTTCTCTACTCGTGGTATTCCTCGTTACATCTCCTGTGCCCGGATTGAGCAAGGTTATCTATCGGTACCGAGAGGCTGTTTTGATGAGTTACAAGCATTGTTGCTGGATCAGCGGATAACGATAGAGGTCGATGACCACAGGAGTTCGGGTCAGCCGCTGGTCGCCGTCAGTCTAAAAGCAACCCTGCGTGATGATCAAAAAAAGGCTGTGAAGGCGCTTGCCGATCACGATACTGGAATACTCCACGCCCCGACCGCTTTTGGGAAAACCGTAACGGCAGTTGCCATTGTAGCCAAGCGTGGGGTCAACACATTGATCCTGACTCACAATCGTCAGTTACTGGACCAATGGAAGGAGCGCCTGGAAACCTTCATTGAAGGTGCAGCCGTGGGTGTGATTGGTGGTGGCAAAAAGAAACCTACCGGTCAGATCGATGTTGCCACCTACCAGAGCCTGATCAACAAAAAAGACAACACCGTCTCAAGCCTAGTCAGAGATTATGGACAGGTCATCATAGACGAATGCCACCACATCTCCGCTCCCCGTTACGAGATGCTTCTTAATGAAGTCAGCGCCCGTTACGTAGTTGGCCTGACGGCAACACCTGACCGTCAGGATGGGCACCAAAAAATCATGTTCATGGTTGCGGGACCCGTTCGTCACAAAGTTCGGGCGGACCACAGTTCCAGGTTTGTCCAACGCCTCATCATTCGGGAGCGTCATGAAAGTCCGCCCACCGACATTTATCAGTCGGGTGGGCGGCCCCATATAGCATCGGTTTACCGTTGGCTCTCCCAGAGCCCCGCCCGGAATCAGGATATTGTTCAGGATGTCGCAAACTGTGTGCGCAACCAGGCAAACTGTCTTCTGCTGACCGAGCGACGAGAGCACGCGGAGACGCTGGCGATAATGCTGGACGCTGAATCCATACCGTCGGTTGTGCTGCGTGGGGGAATGCGCGTCAGAGAGCGCCGGGATGCAGAGGCGCGGTTACATGAAACTCAAGTTATCGTTGCAACAGGGAAATACATCGGAGAAGGTTTTGACTTGCCTCGGCTAGACACTCTGTTTTTAGCTCTGCCAATCGCCTGGAAAGGAACGCTGGCGCAATATGCCGGCAGGATACACCGCGAAGCCGATGGCAAGCAGGAGGTTACCGTGTATGACTACTTGGATGCTGGCCTGCCAATGCTAGAGCGAATGTTCCGAAAACGCGAGAAAGGCTACAAGGCAATGGGGTATCAGTTTGGCTCTTCCGGGCAAACCAGATTGCTGTAG
- a CDS encoding Abi family protein: MPLLQSWLHTLTIVRNICAHHARLWNRELGIKPELPKKASFLWPESLTRPRDNVRVFGFMS; the protein is encoded by the coding sequence TTGCCATTGCTGCAGTCGTGGCTCCACACATTGACGATAGTCCGCAATATTTGTGCTCATCACGCCAGGCTCTGGAACCGTGAGCTCGGGATCAAGCCGGAATTACCCAAAAAGGCTTCGTTTCTATGGCCTGAATCTCTGACTCGCCCTAGGGATAATGTTCGGGTGTTCGGGTTTATGTCGTGA
- a CDS encoding Abi family protein, with translation MNLGKIANWTTRLAEGGHYGLTYSAPELMPGWAALEELTMGALSHLYAGLAKDADRKAIARRMDLPCHCCSRGSTH, from the coding sequence ATGAATTTAGGCAAAATCGCCAACTGGACAACTAGGCTGGCAGAGGGGGGCCACTATGGCCTGACATATTCGGCGCCAGAGTTGATGCCGGGCTGGGCTGCCTTGGAAGAGCTGACAATGGGTGCGCTATCGCACTTGTATGCAGGCCTGGCAAAGGACGCAGACAGAAAAGCGATTGCGAGACGCATGGATCTCCCTTGCCATTGCTGCAGTCGTGGCTCCACACATTGA
- a CDS encoding GFA family protein produces the protein MTHKYSGGCDHIHTHSEQDPIDNHTCHCSVCKSVTGQPMTHVVFFNHEDVAVDNEAGLNRQPFNANNPDGPLELCTCGECGTPIMLNDKQNRIRAIVPNLMGFDAAFPAASYHAFFDPAAGVAKPEDGRPVFEGLRPDFVWPEGS, from the coding sequence ATGACTCATAAATATTCAGGTGGTTGTGATCACATTCATACCCATTCTGAACAGGACCCGATTGACAATCACACCTGTCATTGTTCTGTGTGCAAGAGTGTAACCGGGCAACCCATGACCCATGTTGTATTTTTCAACCACGAAGATGTGGCGGTAGACAATGAAGCTGGGCTGAACCGGCAGCCGTTCAATGCGAACAATCCCGATGGTCCACTGGAATTGTGCACCTGTGGGGAATGCGGGACGCCTATCATGCTGAACGACAAACAAAACCGGATAAGAGCGATCGTGCCCAATTTGATGGGCTTTGACGCTGCTTTCCCTGCGGCGAGCTATCACGCGTTTTTCGATCCTGCAGCCGGAGTTGCCAAACCTGAGGATGGTCGACCAGTGTTTGAAGGGCTGAGGCCCGATTTTGTCTGGCCTGAAGGATCGTAG
- a CDS encoding DUF2339 domain-containing protein, with protein MSVLIEYLLHRNRYIALFCFFARKNGYAVFFKAGMALLGSVIGKIFLIDMAGLESLWRVAAFYGAVPGADGTGLGVSESAVFPDKDCLVPALEDIPHPTVMSIEALRIHPFKLAHTLSKTDRKARTKHKTPSLR; from the coding sequence ATGTCCGTTCTGATCGAGTATCTATTGCACCGAAATAGATACATCGCTCTTTTCTGCTTCTTCGCCCGAAAGAACGGCTATGCCGTGTTCTTTAAAGCCGGCATGGCCCTGCTGGGCAGTGTGATTGGAAAAATCTTCCTGATCGATATGGCAGGCTTGGAAAGCTTGTGGCGAGTTGCGGCCTTTTATGGGGCTGTGCCTGGCGCTGATGGAACTGGTCTGGGTGTATCAGAAAGTGCGGTCTTTCCCGACAAGGACTGCCTTGTCCCGGCCCTAGAGGACATACCCCACCCGACCGTGATGTCGATTGAAGCGTTGCGTATACACCCATTTAAGCTGGCGCACACGTTATCGAAGACTGATAGAAAGGCACGGACAAAACACAAGACCCCGTCGCTCCGGTGA
- a CDS encoding LysR substrate-binding domain-containing protein: MYNWEGVAEFVTVAETESFTAAAKKLSISTAHVSRQVSALESRLATKLLHRTTRKVSVTEAGTIYYQRCRQLLDGLENAEHAISDLQTKPTGRLRITAPVTYGEITIAPLINNFLARYPELKLELQLSNRKMDLIDEGYDLGIRQGQLEDSTMMAKRLASRTLYVCAAPAYLAEFGEPHKLSDLNHHNCLQGSADHWHFQDEGKTRNINISGNLRCNSGRALVDAALKGLGIVQLPGDYALSYIRSGQLMPLLEKYCAPDEGVWAIYPHNRHLLPKVRMLIDYLDEELSGHSALAH; the protein is encoded by the coding sequence TTGTATAACTGGGAAGGGGTTGCAGAGTTCGTTACCGTTGCTGAGACAGAAAGTTTTACGGCCGCAGCAAAAAAATTAAGTATTTCAACGGCCCACGTAAGCCGGCAAGTCAGTGCGCTGGAATCGCGCCTGGCTACCAAACTGTTACACCGCACCACCCGCAAAGTTTCCGTAACTGAGGCCGGGACAATCTACTATCAGCGCTGCCGACAGTTACTGGATGGTTTGGAAAATGCAGAGCATGCGATTAGTGACCTGCAAACCAAACCGACGGGCAGACTCAGGATCACCGCGCCGGTCACCTATGGTGAAATTACCATTGCGCCGCTGATAAATAATTTCCTCGCCCGTTACCCTGAGCTGAAATTAGAGCTGCAGTTGAGCAACCGCAAAATGGATCTGATTGACGAGGGCTATGATCTTGGCATTCGCCAGGGTCAACTGGAGGATTCTACGATGATGGCTAAACGCCTGGCCTCGCGAACACTCTATGTGTGTGCCGCTCCAGCGTACCTTGCCGAATTCGGTGAGCCTCATAAATTATCAGACCTGAACCATCATAATTGTTTGCAGGGATCAGCTGACCATTGGCACTTTCAGGACGAAGGTAAAACGCGCAATATAAATATTAGTGGCAATCTGCGCTGCAACTCCGGCCGCGCCCTGGTGGATGCCGCGTTAAAAGGGCTTGGCATTGTGCAACTTCCTGGGGATTACGCGTTGAGCTATATCCGTAGCGGGCAATTGATGCCGTTGCTGGAGAAGTATTGCGCACCCGACGAAGGAGTTTGGGCGATTTACCCTCATAACAGGCATCTGTTACCCAAAGTACGCATGCTGATCGATTATCTTGACGAAGAATTATCCGGCCATTCTGCTCTTGCGCATTGA
- the uvrA gene encoding excinuclease ABC subunit UvrA: MAQNKSKSVPCDPDHCIQVRGARVHNLKNIDVDLPRNALVVFTGISGSGKSSLAFGTLFAESQRRYLDSVSPYARRLIDQVDEPDVDAIDGLPPAVALQQQRGAPSARSSVGSVTTISNGLRMLYSRAGQYPRGQQILYADSFSPNTPEGACPRCHGIGRVFEVTEKLLVPDDTKTIRNRAIAAWPPAWQGQNLRDILVSLGYDIDKPWKDLPQKTRDWVLFTDETPVVPVYAGFSPDETRMAKEQDLPSSYTGTFTSARRYILHSFATTQSHRTKKRVSQFMQISVCPDCNGKKLKHESLSVKFAGLDIGELSQLTLSELAQRLRDASIAKPVAQDLHPEKVIVAQRIARDILARVEALTTLGLGYLSLERSTPTLSPGELQRLRLATQIRSQLFGVVYVLDEPSAGLHPSDTLALLGALDELKRAGNSLFVVEHDDSVIRHADWIVDIGPDAGVHGGEVVYNGPIDGLREVSESHTGRYLFSPDIVMEHTPRQTTRWLKLEGVKRNNLQGLDVEFPLGVLTTVTGVSGSGKSSLVSQALVELVGESLGQKKTTETANGEIDLLEQELETHTAGRVAYGMEHIRRLVTVDQKAIGRTPRSNLATYTGLFDHVRKLFASTRKAKTRRYDAGRFSFNVAKGRCPNCEGAGFVSVELLFLPSVYTPCPVCRGQRYNAKTLEVTYRDKNIAEVLDFTVDMAHGFFADEPPVVRALEALRQVGLGYLRLGQPATELSGGEAQRIKLATELQRAQRSDTLYVLDEPTTGLHPADVTMLMTQLNGLVDAGNTVIMVAHNMLVARGSDWIIDIGPGAGDAGGTVVAQGSPASVARSKNSRTAPFLLP, from the coding sequence ATGGCGCAAAATAAATCGAAGAGCGTCCCATGCGATCCTGACCATTGCATTCAGGTGCGGGGTGCGCGCGTCCACAATCTCAAGAACATCGATGTCGATTTGCCTCGCAACGCGCTCGTTGTTTTTACTGGCATCTCCGGATCTGGAAAGTCTTCGCTTGCGTTTGGAACATTGTTTGCGGAATCCCAACGCCGTTATCTTGATTCTGTGTCGCCCTACGCGCGCCGGCTGATTGACCAGGTTGACGAACCAGACGTTGATGCCATTGACGGACTTCCGCCCGCAGTCGCGCTTCAACAACAGCGAGGAGCGCCGTCGGCCCGTTCATCGGTCGGTAGCGTTACGACGATTTCCAACGGCCTTCGCATGCTGTATTCGCGGGCCGGGCAGTATCCCCGTGGCCAGCAAATATTGTATGCCGACTCGTTTTCGCCAAATACACCGGAAGGTGCCTGCCCTCGGTGCCATGGCATCGGGCGGGTGTTTGAAGTGACTGAAAAGTTGCTCGTTCCTGATGACACGAAAACCATTCGAAATCGCGCTATCGCAGCGTGGCCACCAGCGTGGCAAGGTCAGAACCTGCGCGACATACTTGTTTCACTCGGCTACGACATCGATAAGCCGTGGAAAGACCTGCCACAAAAAACCCGAGACTGGGTTCTGTTTACTGATGAGACACCCGTTGTGCCGGTTTATGCAGGGTTCAGTCCCGATGAAACGCGCATGGCGAAAGAGCAAGACCTGCCGTCCAGTTACACCGGGACATTTACCAGTGCGCGACGCTATATATTGCATTCGTTTGCGACAACGCAAAGCCATCGTACTAAGAAACGCGTCTCTCAGTTCATGCAGATTTCCGTGTGTCCGGACTGCAACGGCAAAAAATTGAAACACGAGTCACTGTCGGTGAAATTTGCAGGGCTGGATATTGGTGAGTTGTCGCAACTCACGTTGAGCGAACTCGCCCAGCGGCTACGCGATGCTTCCATCGCAAAACCCGTAGCGCAAGACTTGCACCCGGAAAAGGTGATCGTGGCACAGCGAATCGCCCGCGACATTTTGGCCCGTGTCGAAGCGCTTACAACTCTTGGTTTGGGTTACCTATCGCTGGAACGCAGCACACCAACCTTGTCGCCGGGCGAACTGCAACGTCTGCGGCTTGCAACGCAAATTCGGTCGCAGTTGTTTGGTGTGGTCTATGTTCTTGACGAGCCGTCGGCAGGGTTGCACCCGTCTGACACATTGGCACTGCTGGGTGCGCTGGATGAGCTCAAGCGTGCTGGCAACTCATTGTTTGTTGTCGAGCATGATGACAGCGTTATTCGGCACGCCGACTGGATTGTGGACATTGGGCCAGACGCGGGAGTGCACGGCGGCGAAGTTGTCTACAATGGCCCGATAGACGGTCTGCGCGAGGTTAGTGAATCCCATACCGGGCGATATCTGTTCTCACCGGACATCGTTATGGAGCACACGCCGCGGCAAACGACACGCTGGTTGAAGCTGGAGGGGGTCAAGCGAAACAACCTCCAAGGTCTGGACGTTGAGTTTCCTTTAGGCGTTTTGACAACGGTTACTGGTGTGTCGGGCTCGGGCAAATCGAGCCTTGTCAGTCAGGCCCTCGTCGAACTGGTTGGCGAATCGTTGGGGCAAAAGAAAACCACTGAAACCGCCAATGGTGAAATCGACCTGCTGGAACAAGAACTGGAAACGCACACCGCCGGGCGAGTTGCTTATGGCATGGAGCACATTCGGCGCTTGGTCACCGTTGACCAAAAAGCGATTGGTCGCACCCCGCGATCGAATCTTGCCACGTACACCGGTTTGTTTGATCACGTTCGTAAGTTGTTCGCGTCGACGCGCAAAGCGAAGACGCGCCGCTACGATGCCGGCCGCTTTTCATTCAATGTTGCAAAAGGACGTTGCCCGAACTGCGAAGGTGCCGGATTTGTCAGCGTCGAGTTACTGTTCCTGCCTAGTGTTTACACCCCCTGCCCGGTATGTCGGGGCCAGCGTTATAACGCCAAGACGTTGGAGGTGACCTATCGCGACAAGAATATTGCCGAAGTGCTCGATTTTACCGTCGACATGGCCCACGGATTTTTTGCTGATGAACCGCCGGTTGTGCGTGCTCTTGAAGCTTTGCGGCAAGTCGGTCTTGGCTATCTGCGATTGGGCCAACCCGCAACCGAACTTTCGGGCGGCGAAGCGCAACGAATAAAGCTCGCGACCGAACTGCAACGCGCGCAGCGAAGTGACACACTTTATGTGCTGGATGAACCCACCACAGGCCTCCACCCGGCTGACGTGACGATGTTGATGACACAGTTGAATGGATTGGTCGACGCAGGTAACACCGTCATCATGGTCGCACACAATATGCTGGTTGCCAGGGGCAGTGACTGGATCATCGACATCGGCCCCGGCGCTGGCGATGCAGGCGGCACCGTTGTCGCCCAAGGTTCGCCTGCGAGTGTGGCAAGATCGAAGAACAGCCGAACAGCCCCCTTCTTGCTCCCGTAG